In Pseudopipra pipra isolate bDixPip1 chromosome 5, bDixPip1.hap1, whole genome shotgun sequence, the following proteins share a genomic window:
- the CEP41 gene encoding centrosomal protein of 41 kDa isoform X2: protein MSENSTGSSRTEPDYRYKKDELFKRLKVTTFAQLVLQVASLSDETLEVTSEELHKLEDAAAPGEDAEVAAGTNGKGSPEEAPNPVLFLNSTGPGESQRSTLQSVISGVGEMDIEKDSPRKEDTQAKDLPYPDCPFLLLDVRDRDAYDQCHIVGAYSYPIATLSRTMNPYTNSILEYKNAHGKIIIVYDNDERLASQAATTMCERGFENLFMLSGGLKVLAQKIPEGLITGTLPLSCQVPAPPGSARRKTSPRAPPTRAENKWRFSADDLQKLKYYLEEEHIPLDTASRLSRGISSRDSKPTSMRSSPNLHGSNAGSLSSRTLSRTSLQNRPWK from the exons atGTCTGAAAACTCCACTGGATCTTCCAGGACCGAACCGG atTACAGGTATAAAAAGGACGAGCTGTTTAAGAGGCTGAAGGTGACCACTTTTGCCCAGCTG GTTCTCCAGGTGGCTTCTCTCTCGGATGAAACCTTGGAAGTGACGagtgaggagctgcacaagCTGGAGG atgctgctgctccaggtgaAGACGCCGAGGTGGCCGCGGGGACGAACGGGAAGGGAAGCCCCGAGGAGGCCCCCAATCCAGTCCTGTTCCTGAACAGCACAGGGCCCGGGGAATCCCAGCGTTCCACGCTCCAGAG cgTGATCAGCGGGGTCGGGGAGATGGACATCGAGAAGGACTCTCCCAGGAAGGAGGACACCCAGGCCAAGGACCTGCCCTACCCAGACtgtcccttcctgctcctggaCGTGCGGGATCGGGACGCCTACGACCAGTGTCACATCGTGGGAG CTTATTCCTACCCTATTGCCACGCTGTCCAGGACCATGAATCCATACACAAACAGTATTCTGGAATAT AAAAACGCCCACGGGAAGATCATCATCGTGTACGACAACGACGAGCGCTTGGCCAGCCAGGCGGCCACCACCATGTGCGAGAGGGGCTTCGAGAACCTCTTCATGCTCTCCGGGG gccTGAAGGTCCTTGCACAGAAGATCCCAGAGGGATTGATCACGGGCACGCTCCCGCTGTCCTGCCAGGTCCCGGCTCCCCCGGGATCCGCCCGAAGGAAAACCTCTCCCAGAGCCCCTCCCACGCGGGCTGAGAACAAGTGGAGGTTCTCTGCAGATGATCTCCAGAAGCTGAAGTACTACCTGGAGGAGGAGCACATTCCTTTGGACACTGCCA gccGCCTGAGCCGTGGCATTTCCAGCCGGGATTCCAAGCCCACGTCCAtgaggagcagccccaacctCCACGGCTCCAACGCGGGATCCCTCAGCTCCCGCACGCTCAGCAGGACCAGCCTCCAGAACAGGCCCTGGAAATAA
- the CEP41 gene encoding centrosomal protein of 41 kDa isoform X1, with protein sequence MSENSTGSSRTEPDYRYKKDELFKRLKVTTFAQLVLQVASLSDETLEVTSEELHKLEGDDDAAAPGEDAEVAAGTNGKGSPEEAPNPVLFLNSTGPGESQRSTLQSVISGVGEMDIEKDSPRKEDTQAKDLPYPDCPFLLLDVRDRDAYDQCHIVGAYSYPIATLSRTMNPYTNSILEYKNAHGKIIIVYDNDERLASQAATTMCERGFENLFMLSGGLKVLAQKIPEGLITGTLPLSCQVPAPPGSARRKTSPRAPPTRAENKWRFSADDLQKLKYYLEEEHIPLDTASRLSRGISSRDSKPTSMRSSPNLHGSNAGSLSSRTLSRTSLQNRPWK encoded by the exons atGTCTGAAAACTCCACTGGATCTTCCAGGACCGAACCGG atTACAGGTATAAAAAGGACGAGCTGTTTAAGAGGCTGAAGGTGACCACTTTTGCCCAGCTG GTTCTCCAGGTGGCTTCTCTCTCGGATGAAACCTTGGAAGTGACGagtgaggagctgcacaagCTGGAGGGTGACGACG atgctgctgctccaggtgaAGACGCCGAGGTGGCCGCGGGGACGAACGGGAAGGGAAGCCCCGAGGAGGCCCCCAATCCAGTCCTGTTCCTGAACAGCACAGGGCCCGGGGAATCCCAGCGTTCCACGCTCCAGAG cgTGATCAGCGGGGTCGGGGAGATGGACATCGAGAAGGACTCTCCCAGGAAGGAGGACACCCAGGCCAAGGACCTGCCCTACCCAGACtgtcccttcctgctcctggaCGTGCGGGATCGGGACGCCTACGACCAGTGTCACATCGTGGGAG CTTATTCCTACCCTATTGCCACGCTGTCCAGGACCATGAATCCATACACAAACAGTATTCTGGAATAT AAAAACGCCCACGGGAAGATCATCATCGTGTACGACAACGACGAGCGCTTGGCCAGCCAGGCGGCCACCACCATGTGCGAGAGGGGCTTCGAGAACCTCTTCATGCTCTCCGGGG gccTGAAGGTCCTTGCACAGAAGATCCCAGAGGGATTGATCACGGGCACGCTCCCGCTGTCCTGCCAGGTCCCGGCTCCCCCGGGATCCGCCCGAAGGAAAACCTCTCCCAGAGCCCCTCCCACGCGGGCTGAGAACAAGTGGAGGTTCTCTGCAGATGATCTCCAGAAGCTGAAGTACTACCTGGAGGAGGAGCACATTCCTTTGGACACTGCCA gccGCCTGAGCCGTGGCATTTCCAGCCGGGATTCCAAGCCCACGTCCAtgaggagcagccccaacctCCACGGCTCCAACGCGGGATCCCTCAGCTCCCGCACGCTCAGCAGGACCAGCCTCCAGAACAGGCCCTGGAAATAA
- the LOC135415253 gene encoding carboxypeptidase A1-like translates to MRVPVLLAALVAMATCTETFVGHQVLRVVPTSHEELQKLQELQDLEHLNLDFWLAPRGLGSPVDIRVPFPSLQPVKAHLEAGGVSYSIMIEDVQELLDEERREMMRSSRQLPLSTSTFNYEAYHTLDEIYAFMDLLVAENPNLVSKLEIGRSTEDRPLYVLKFSTGGSNRPAVWIDTGIHSREWVTQASGVWFAKKIVDDHANNEGVASILDTMDIFLEIVTNPDGFAYTHSTNRMWRKTRSKYPGNICVGVDPNRNWDAGFGGPGASGNSCSNNYQGPYPNSEPEVKSIVDFVKDHGNIKAFVSIHSYSQLLLYPYGYTTTPAADEQELNELSAKAVAALSSLYGTSYTYGSIITTLYEASGATVDWTYNQGIKYSFTFELRDTGYYGFLLPAKQIVPTAEETWLALKVIMEHARDNIY, encoded by the exons ATGAGGGTTCCCGTGCTCTTGGCCGCCTTGGTGGCCATGGCCACCTGCACCGAGACCTTTGTTGG GCACCAGGTGCTGCGCGTGGTCCCCACCAGCCACGAGgagctgcagaagctgcaggagctgcaggacctGGAGCACCTCAAT CTGGATTTCTGGCTGGCCCCCCGTGGCCTCGGCTCTCCCGTGGATATCCGGGTGCCCTTCCCGAGCCTGCAGCCCGTCAAAGCTCACCTGGAGGCCGGCGGGGTGTCCTACTCCATCATGATTGAGGATGTGCAG GAACTGCTGGATGAGGAGCGGAGGGAGATGATGCGGAGCAGCCGCCAGCTGCCGCTCTCCACCAGCACCTTCAACTACGAGGCCTATCACACCCTGGACGAG ATTTACGCCTTCATGGACCTGCTGGTGGCCGAGAACCCCAACCTGGTGAGCAAACTGGAGATCGGCCGCTCCACCGAGGACCGGCCCCTCTACGTGCTCAAG TTCAGCACAGGGGGCTCGAACCGCCCGGCCGTGTGGATCGACACCGGGATCCACTCCCGCGAGTGGGTGACTCAGGCCAGCGGGGTCTGGTTCGCCAAGAAG ATCGTCGACGACCACGCCAATAACGAAGGGGTGGCCTCCATCCTGGACACCATGGACATCTTCCTGGAGATCGTCACCAACCCCGATGGCTTTGCCTACACCCACAGCACG aACCGCATGTGGCGCAAGACCAGGTCCAAGTACCCGGGTAACATCTGCGTCGGTGTCGACCCCAACCGCAACTGGGACGCGGGATTTGGAG GGCCTGGGGCCAGCGGGAACTCCTGCTCGAATAACTACCAAGGCCCCTACCCCAACTCAGAGCCCGAGGTCAAATCCATCGTGGACTTCGTGAAGGACCACGGGAACATCAAGGCCTTCGTGTCCATCCACAGctattcccagctcctgctctatCCCTACGGATACACCACCACCCCGGCTGCGGATGAGCAGGAGCTG AACGAGCTCTCCGCCAAGGCCGTGGCCGCTCTGTCCTCCCTGTATGGCACCAGCTACACGTATGGGAGCATCATCACCACCCTCT ACGAAGCGAGCGGAGCAACTGTCGACTGGACCTACAACCAGGGCATCAAATATTCCTTCACCTTCGAGCTGCGGGACACGGGATATTACGGGTTCCTGCTTCCCGCCAAACAGATCGTTCCGACGGCCGAGGAGACCTGGCTTGCCCTCAAGGTCATCATGGAGCACGCCCGGGACAACATTTACTGA
- the LOC135415210 gene encoding carboxypeptidase A1-like, whose product MRVPVLLAALVAVATCTETFVGHQVLRVVPTSHEELQKLQELQDLEHLNLDFWLAPRGLGSPVDIRVPFPSLQPVKAHLEAGGVSYSITIEDVQELLDEERREMMRSSRQLPLSTSTFNYEAYHTLDEIYAFMDLLVAENPNLVSKLEIGRSTEDRPLYVLKFSTGGSNRPAVWIDTGIHSREWVTQASGVWFAKKIVDDHANNEGVASILDTMDIFLEIVTNPDGFAYTHSTNRMWRKTRSKYPGNICVGVDPNRNWDAGFGGSGASANSCTETYHGPYPNSEPEVKSIVDFVKDHGNIKAFVSIHSYSQLLLYPYGYTTTPAADEQELNELSAKAVAALSSLYGTSYTYGSIITTIYKASGSTVDWTYNQGIKYSFTFELRDTGRYGFLLPAKQIVPTAEETWLALKVIMEHARDNMY is encoded by the exons ATGAGGGTTCCCGTGCTCTTGGCCGCCCTGGTGGCCGTGGCCACCTGCACCGAGACCTTTGTTGG GCACCAGGTGCTGCGCGTGGTCCCCACCAGCCACGAGgagctgcagaagctgcaggagctgcaggacctGGAGCACCTCAAT CTGGATTTCTGGCTGGCCCCCCGTGGCCTCGGCTCTCCCGTGGATATCCGGGTGCCCTTCCCGAGCCTGCAGCCCGTCAAAGCTCACCTGGAGGCCGGCGGGGTGTCCTACTCCATCACGATCGAGGATGTGCAG GAACTGCTGGATGAGGAGCGGAGGGAGATGATGCGGAGCAGCCGCCAGCTGCCGCTCTCCACCAGCACCTTCAACTACGAGGCCTATCACACCCTGGACGAG ATTTACGCCTTCATGGACCTGCTGGTGGCCGAGAACCCCAACCTGGTGAGCAAACTGGAGATCGGCCGCTCCACCGAGGACCGGCCCCTCTACGTGCTCAAG TTCAGCACAGGGGGCTCGAACCGCCCGGCCGTGTGGATCGACACCGGGATCCACTCCCGTGAGTGGGTGACTCAGGCCAGCGGGGTCTGGTTCGCCAAGAAG ATCGTCGACGACCACGCCAATAACGAAGGGGTGGCCTCCATCCTGGACACCATGGACATCTTCCTGGAGATCGTCACCAACCCCGATGGCTTTGCCTACACCCACAGCACG aACCGCATGTGGCGCAAGACCAGGTCCAAGTACCCGGGTAACATCTGCGTCGGCGTCGACCCCAACCGCAACTGGGACGCGGGATTTGGAG GGTCTGGGGCCAGCGCGAACTCCTGCACTGAGACCTACCATGGCCCCTACCCCAACTCGGAGCCTGAGGTCAAATCCATCGTGGACTTTGTGAAGGACCACGGGAACATCAAGGCCTTCGTGTCCATCCACAGCtactcccagctcctgctctatCCCTATGGATACACCACCACCCCGGCTGCGGATGAGCAGGAGCTG aaCGAGCTCTCCGCCAAGGCCGTGGCTGCTCTGTCCTCCCTGTATGGCACCAGCTACACGTACGGGAGCATCATCACCACCATCT ACAAAGCGAGTGGATCAACCGTCGACTGGACCTACAACCAGGGCATCAAATATTCCTTCACCTTCGAGCTGCGGGACACGGGGCGTTACGGGTTCCTGCTTCCCGCCAAACAGATCGTTCCGACGGCCGAGGAGACCTGGCTGGCCCTCAAGGTCATCATGGAGCACGCCCGGGACAACATGTACTGA